A section of the Cryobacterium soli genome encodes:
- a CDS encoding LmeA family phospholipid-binding protein yields MTATPPKRRRPARRLLVAVVAVLALVGIFFAVDAGLRGYAQNRIASEIDANLPEGVTGDVNVAIGGTSVIVQYLTGSFERVQLTAPALAVNGVPASVSIDAMDVPTDTSQPIGHVDGAIELDQVALNALLQTALADADAAPEARDAQLELGTDEVTYTGELSIFGVTIGYQATAAPSVTPDALVLTPTGAEVTAGSGGLDVSRLMDLVLGGEPISVCVADYLPQGVTLSDVETTPERVTITLESSTLTLTEQSLTTLGSCSPA; encoded by the coding sequence TTGACTGCCACGCCGCCGAAACGACGCCGACCCGCCCGCCGCCTGCTGGTGGCGGTCGTGGCGGTGCTCGCGCTTGTGGGTATCTTCTTCGCCGTCGACGCCGGGCTCCGCGGCTACGCGCAGAACCGCATCGCGAGCGAGATCGACGCCAACCTGCCGGAGGGCGTCACGGGTGACGTGAACGTGGCCATCGGCGGAACCTCGGTCATTGTCCAGTACCTCACCGGCAGTTTCGAACGCGTGCAGCTGACCGCGCCGGCGCTGGCCGTGAACGGCGTGCCGGCATCCGTGTCGATTGACGCCATGGATGTGCCCACCGACACCAGCCAGCCCATCGGCCACGTCGATGGTGCCATCGAACTCGACCAGGTCGCCCTCAACGCGCTGCTGCAGACCGCGCTGGCCGATGCGGATGCCGCTCCCGAGGCGCGCGACGCCCAACTCGAGCTCGGCACTGACGAGGTCACCTACACGGGCGAGCTCAGCATCTTCGGCGTGACCATCGGCTACCAGGCCACGGCCGCGCCGAGCGTCACCCCCGACGCCCTGGTGCTCACTCCCACCGGCGCCGAGGTCACCGCGGGCTCCGGCGGCCTGGACGTGAGCCGGCTGATGGACCTGGTGCTCGGCGGTGAACCGATCAGCGTGTGCGTGGCCGACTACCTGCCCCAGGGGGTCACGCTCAGCGACGTGGAGACAACGCCCGAGCGTGTAACCATTACGCTGGAGTCGAGCACATTGACGCTCACCGAACAGTCGCTCACCACCCTGGGCAGCTGTTCCCCCGCTTGA
- the argS gene encoding arginine--tRNA ligase, translating to MTPAELSQSLLNLVNDLVGRRRGEGIEVADLSLSLADVSLERPRNRDHGDWASSVSMKIAKPLGTNPRAVAAELAAGLEAMPEIASVEVAGPGFINIRLEASAAGALAQTIVNAGEVYGTGHMYDGIKINLEFVSANPTGPIHMGGVRWAAVGDSLARVLKAEGADVTREYYFNDHGSQIDRFARSVLAAYLGEPTPEDGYGGAYIGDIAAKVVEIYEGDIAALPREEQQEIFRAIGVDLMFTEIKEKLHGFGVDFDVFFHEDSLHESGAVDKAIARLRELGHIFEADGAIWLRTTTFGDDRDRVIIRSNGEPAYISGDLGYYLDKRERGFDQNLIMLGADHHGYIGRMMAMVEAFGDVPGVNLQILIGQMVNLLKDGEPVRMSKRAGTIVTLDDLVDAVGVDAGRYALVRSSSDSQLDIDLDLLGKRTNENPVFYVQYAHARTCSVGRNAVDSGVDQSAFAPELLTHDSESALLGVLQEYPRVVAQAAELREPHRIARYIEEVAGYYHRWYDNCRVIPLGEEPVTDLHRTRLWLNDATGQVIRNGLGLLGVSAPERM from the coding sequence GTGACCCCTGCCGAACTTTCTCAGTCCCTGCTCAACCTCGTCAACGACCTGGTTGGGCGACGACGCGGGGAAGGCATCGAGGTCGCTGACCTGTCTCTGAGCCTCGCCGACGTGTCCCTGGAGCGCCCGCGCAACCGTGACCACGGCGACTGGGCGTCGAGCGTGTCCATGAAGATCGCCAAGCCGCTGGGCACCAACCCGCGCGCCGTGGCCGCCGAGCTCGCCGCCGGCCTAGAAGCCATGCCCGAGATCGCCTCTGTGGAGGTTGCCGGCCCCGGTTTCATCAACATCCGCCTCGAGGCATCCGCCGCCGGAGCCCTCGCCCAGACCATCGTCAACGCCGGCGAGGTCTACGGCACCGGCCACATGTACGACGGCATCAAGATCAACCTCGAGTTCGTTTCGGCCAACCCCACCGGCCCCATCCACATGGGCGGCGTGCGCTGGGCCGCGGTGGGCGACAGCCTCGCTCGCGTGCTCAAGGCCGAGGGCGCGGATGTGACGCGCGAGTACTACTTCAACGACCACGGTTCGCAGATCGACCGGTTCGCCCGCAGCGTGCTCGCGGCCTACCTGGGCGAGCCCACCCCCGAGGACGGCTACGGCGGAGCGTACATCGGCGACATCGCCGCCAAGGTCGTGGAGATCTACGAGGGCGACATCGCCGCCCTGCCCCGCGAGGAACAGCAGGAGATCTTCCGCGCCATCGGCGTCGACCTCATGTTCACCGAGATCAAGGAGAAGCTGCACGGCTTCGGCGTCGACTTCGACGTCTTCTTCCACGAAGACTCCCTGCACGAGTCCGGCGCTGTCGACAAGGCCATCGCGCGTTTGCGTGAGCTCGGCCACATCTTTGAAGCGGATGGCGCCATCTGGCTGCGCACCACTACCTTCGGCGACGACCGCGACCGCGTCATCATCCGTTCGAACGGTGAACCGGCCTACATCTCGGGCGACCTGGGCTACTACCTCGACAAGCGCGAGCGCGGCTTCGACCAGAACCTGATCATGCTCGGCGCCGACCACCACGGCTACATCGGCCGCATGATGGCCATGGTCGAGGCGTTCGGTGACGTGCCCGGCGTCAACCTGCAGATCCTCATCGGCCAGATGGTCAACCTGCTCAAGGACGGCGAGCCCGTGCGCATGTCGAAGCGCGCCGGCACCATCGTCACCCTCGACGACCTCGTCGACGCGGTGGGCGTGGACGCCGGCCGGTACGCGCTCGTGCGCTCCTCGAGCGACTCGCAGCTGGACATCGACCTCGACCTGCTCGGCAAGCGCACCAACGAGAACCCGGTCTTCTACGTGCAGTACGCGCACGCCCGCACCTGTTCCGTGGGCCGCAACGCCGTGGATTCCGGTGTGGACCAGAGCGCGTTCGCCCCCGAACTGCTCACCCACGACAGCGAATCGGCGCTGCTGGGTGTGCTGCAGGAGTACCCGCGCGTGGTGGCCCAGGCCGCCGAACTGCGTGAACCCCACCGCATCGCCCGCTACATCGAAGAGGTCGCCGGCTACTACCACCGCTGGTACGACAACTGCCGCGTCATCCCGCTGGGCGAGGAGCCGGTCACCGATCTGCACCGCACCCGCCTGTGGCTGAACGACGCCACCGGCCAGGTCATCCGCAACGGCCTCGGCCTGCTCGGCGTCTCGGCGCCCGAGCGGATGTAG
- a CDS encoding iron ABC transporter ATP-binding protein has translation MTHSSTSSLATGRRLRAGLALSGAALALIALAGCAPAGDSASSATPTPSVSATPTPTASATSTAEPTESAPPAPVAEGTAVDKTCDSILTADDVYALNPNYSVDPGYAPSSDTAVTATTYNGVSCGWINQSSGEVIEVSLALPNETLTNALKDAALANGDIVPTYGTAPEVEGYFSQSASTAQVFTNGYWVAVASPGMVEPGDAERIVGTVLGNL, from the coding sequence GTGACCCACTCCAGCACGTCTTCCCTCGCCACCGGCCGCCGACTGCGCGCTGGACTCGCCCTTTCCGGCGCCGCTCTCGCATTGATCGCCCTGGCCGGATGCGCGCCGGCCGGTGATTCCGCGTCGTCGGCCACGCCCACCCCCAGCGTCTCGGCCACTCCGACGCCCACTGCGTCGGCCACGTCCACCGCTGAGCCCACCGAGTCGGCCCCTCCGGCGCCTGTCGCCGAAGGCACCGCCGTCGACAAGACCTGCGACAGCATCCTGACCGCCGATGACGTCTACGCACTCAACCCCAACTACAGCGTCGACCCGGGCTATGCCCCGTCGAGCGACACCGCCGTTACCGCAACCACCTACAACGGTGTCTCCTGCGGGTGGATCAACCAGTCGAGCGGAGAGGTCATCGAGGTTTCGCTGGCGCTGCCCAACGAGACTCTCACCAATGCGCTCAAGGATGCGGCACTCGCGAACGGCGACATCGTTCCCACCTACGGCACCGCGCCCGAGGTCGAGGGCTACTTCAGCCAGTCCGCCAGCACCGCCCAGGTCTTCACCAACGGCTACTGGGTAGCCGTCGCCTCCCCCGGCATGGTGGAGCCCGGCGACGCCGAGCGCATCGTGGGCACGGTTCTCGGCAACCTGTAG
- a CDS encoding HNH endonuclease signature motif containing protein — translation MATSNATPDSTPDHTPDDAERLTGHSATAGVTDEPDDYADPVAEAISAVIDPLIENEKAIAAGYAERTRLLAELDRLGHDRRIIAGLCGDPIESGRGDPDTQKHGPAWDDVELARRAMAAEVGCALRMHFQTAGMMIFDAARLTEQLPRFHRALAEGRIGWGHVMKMLDVTAALPVDLPDHVLPKLEQMTLTAAEKLTPGKFGKVARELLESLHPIPLQERVNAGIRERRVVLRPDINGMSWLNAYLKADEAQAIYERLTQIAKTLNDDAEADVTTSETTGAAPGAAPGAAFTAPRPDATVRRSRDQRRADAYRDLLLDGIGPDGKLGRGIRGTVHITVPVLTLLGQSDQPAILDGYGPIDLETARRLTGTATSFTRILTHPTTGCVLSVDRESHNPPADLRRYVQIRDNTCQTPGCNRQAVYSEIDHTQAWNTGGPTSATNLVSLCRPDHRLKHQSSFTTRQAPDGTLTWTSPGGKTYTNPRAHDLVRAALQPPATTQPPGQPAQTKPPKIAGPTPTTMSPPLSLPVSGPPPEPDETPPF, via the coding sequence ATGGCCACCTCGAATGCCACACCAGACAGCACCCCGGATCACACCCCGGATGATGCCGAACGCCTCACCGGACACTCCGCCACGGCCGGCGTTACCGACGAGCCGGACGACTATGCGGATCCGGTCGCGGAAGCGATCAGCGCGGTCATCGACCCGCTGATCGAGAACGAGAAGGCCATCGCAGCGGGGTACGCCGAGCGCACTCGGCTCCTGGCCGAGCTGGACCGGCTCGGCCACGACCGGAGGATCATCGCCGGCCTCTGCGGTGACCCCATCGAGTCCGGCCGGGGCGACCCCGACACCCAGAAACACGGCCCGGCGTGGGACGACGTTGAGTTGGCCCGTCGGGCGATGGCTGCCGAGGTCGGTTGTGCGTTGCGGATGCATTTCCAGACCGCCGGCATGATGATCTTCGACGCCGCCCGGCTCACGGAGCAACTACCGCGGTTCCACCGGGCGTTGGCGGAGGGCCGGATCGGCTGGGGCCACGTGATGAAGATGCTCGACGTCACCGCCGCCCTCCCCGTCGACCTGCCCGACCATGTGCTGCCGAAGCTCGAACAGATGACGCTCACGGCGGCGGAGAAACTCACTCCCGGCAAGTTCGGCAAGGTCGCCCGGGAACTCCTGGAATCCCTCCACCCGATCCCGCTGCAGGAGCGGGTCAACGCCGGCATCCGCGAACGCCGGGTGGTGCTCCGCCCCGACATCAACGGGATGTCGTGGCTGAACGCGTACCTCAAGGCCGACGAAGCCCAGGCGATCTACGAACGCCTCACCCAGATCGCGAAAACCCTCAACGACGACGCAGAAGCCGACGTCACGACCAGCGAGACCACCGGCGCCGCGCCCGGCGCTGCGCCCGGCGCTGCGTTCACCGCGCCGCGGCCCGACGCTACCGTCCGCCGCTCCCGCGACCAGCGCCGCGCCGACGCCTACCGCGACCTGCTGCTGGACGGTATCGGCCCCGACGGAAAACTCGGCCGCGGTATCCGCGGCACCGTGCACATCACCGTCCCGGTGCTCACTTTGCTCGGCCAGAGCGACCAACCGGCGATCCTCGACGGTTACGGGCCCATCGACCTGGAGACCGCCCGGCGCCTCACCGGTACGGCGACGAGTTTCACCCGCATCCTCACCCACCCGACCACCGGCTGCGTCCTCTCCGTCGACCGGGAGTCGCATAACCCGCCGGCGGATCTGCGCCGGTACGTGCAGATCCGCGACAACACCTGCCAAACCCCCGGCTGCAACCGCCAAGCCGTCTACAGCGAGATCGACCACACCCAGGCGTGGAACACCGGCGGCCCCACCAGCGCCACCAACCTCGTCAGCCTCTGCCGACCCGACCACCGGCTCAAACACCAAAGCAGCTTCACCACCCGACAAGCCCCCGACGGCACCCTCACCTGGACCAGCCCCGGCGGCAAGACCTACACAAACCCCCGCGCCCACGACCTCGTCCGCGCCGCCCTCCAGCCGCCCGCGACAACGCAGCCGCCCGGGCAACCAGCACAGACAAAGCCGCCGAAGATAGCCGGGCCGACACCCACCACCATGTCACCACCCCTCTCCCTACCGGTTTCTGGGCCTCCTCCCGAGCCCGACGAGACCCCGCCCTTCTAG
- a CDS encoding recombinase family protein encodes MIKLIGYARISTRQQATDGQRAELLAAGVRRDDLYIDQGSSGARAPRPQLDLAVMALEPGDTFVIVSLDRLGKSTQNVLAFAESLSSRGVELRVLDFGGGDVDTATQPGSMLYTTMAALGQMEHEIKRERVLDSIDRRRRAGKNLGGRPRRITNRQIRNANRLIEAGEPTAQVVRDFGMSRATFYRRARTLGLMSDQAGGETAESEDAD; translated from the coding sequence GTGATCAAGCTGATTGGATACGCCCGAATCTCGACTCGGCAGCAAGCCACGGACGGACAGCGGGCCGAACTCTTGGCGGCGGGCGTGCGGCGTGACGACCTATATATCGATCAGGGGAGTTCTGGAGCACGGGCACCTCGTCCTCAGCTTGATCTCGCTGTCATGGCGCTTGAGCCTGGCGACACATTCGTGATCGTGTCTTTAGACCGGCTGGGCAAATCGACGCAGAATGTGCTTGCCTTCGCCGAAAGCCTGAGCAGCCGCGGGGTTGAGCTTCGAGTCCTCGATTTTGGCGGCGGCGACGTCGACACGGCGACACAGCCGGGATCCATGCTGTACACGACCATGGCTGCTCTGGGGCAGATGGAGCACGAAATCAAGCGCGAGCGCGTGCTCGACTCGATCGACAGGCGCCGCAGGGCCGGCAAGAATCTTGGTGGCCGGCCACGAAGAATCACGAACCGACAAATCCGTAACGCCAACCGACTCATCGAAGCCGGAGAGCCGACGGCACAGGTAGTGCGCGATTTCGGGATGTCCCGCGCCACCTTCTATCGTCGCGCCCGCACCCTGGGACTGATGTCAGATCAAGCCGGGGGAGAGACAGCGGAAAGCGAGGACGCCGACTGA
- a CDS encoding DUF4232 domain-containing protein: protein MLKTRTDRIALTALLMLPTLALVGCAEGAAEAPEPTVASAPASSSTPTATPQAEAAEPVWPNDRCQDEQLAAELVERPALSTATREGLAIVLTNVSEQSCSYYGGPGVLLLGADGTNLASRDDKILGPIEPEAGTLAPGESAQVEALLTYVATYDCTPATVTTIRVLVTSDGAGPGIDAPADLQVCGDAWTDFTVGSLVPAS from the coding sequence ATGCTCAAGACCCGGACTGACCGCATAGCCCTCACCGCGCTGCTGATGCTGCCCACTCTCGCGCTCGTAGGATGCGCCGAAGGGGCCGCCGAGGCTCCGGAGCCCACTGTGGCCAGCGCACCCGCGTCGAGCTCGACCCCGACTGCAACCCCCCAAGCCGAAGCGGCGGAACCTGTGTGGCCAAACGACCGGTGTCAGGACGAACAGCTCGCCGCTGAGCTTGTGGAGCGTCCCGCGCTTTCTACAGCGACCCGGGAGGGGCTCGCGATCGTGCTCACGAACGTGTCGGAGCAATCCTGCTCCTACTACGGGGGACCAGGAGTGCTGTTGCTCGGCGCCGACGGCACCAATCTGGCCAGCCGTGACGACAAGATATTGGGCCCCATCGAGCCGGAGGCCGGGACGCTCGCCCCGGGCGAGTCGGCCCAGGTGGAAGCGCTCCTCACGTACGTCGCCACGTACGACTGCACGCCGGCGACCGTGACGACCATCCGGGTGCTCGTCACATCGGACGGTGCTGGCCCGGGCATCGACGCGCCAGCCGATCTGCAGGTCTGCGGCGATGCTTGGACCGACTTCACGGTCGGGTCACTCGTTCCTGCATCCTGA
- a CDS encoding helix-turn-helix transcriptional regulator produces the protein MARRRPGTLFPIEVDILESGLALQASEGSFYGFALAKHLASRDGSALTGHGTLYKALARIIEAGVLEASWEDPARAEIEGRPRRRLYTVTAEGSRALEKAQAETSRQVAQVPRITQTGATFA, from the coding sequence ATGGCACGCAGACGACCAGGCACTTTGTTTCCGATCGAGGTTGACATTCTCGAGAGCGGGCTCGCGCTCCAAGCGAGCGAGGGCAGTTTCTACGGCTTCGCGCTGGCAAAACATCTCGCCTCCCGTGATGGTTCCGCCCTCACCGGGCACGGGACGCTGTACAAAGCGCTCGCTCGGATAATCGAAGCAGGTGTCCTCGAGGCCAGCTGGGAAGACCCAGCCCGTGCTGAAATCGAAGGGCGGCCACGACGTCGGCTGTACACAGTGACAGCCGAGGGCTCACGCGCACTGGAGAAAGCTCAGGCGGAGACGAGCCGTCAAGTGGCACAGGTACCTCGAATCACGCAGACAGGGGCGACCTTCGCATGA
- a CDS encoding ArsR/SmtB family transcription factor, whose translation MDGEPDVSVPARALGDSARGLIASALLGNRQIPAGELARIAGVSPSTASEHLHVLMGAGLIEVENRGRNRFYRLANEDVARAIEALQAVSPTRQVRSLRQSTISADLRSARTCYDHLAGDLGLRFTDLLVAAGITPTLTVGIVANAPQPFPHGVIVETLGLRAPEGRRPWTRGCLDWSGRRPHAGGQLGAQVLEVLEANNWVARMATSRAVRLTPRGEEATRSLEADASTIIHS comes from the coding sequence ATGGATGGTGAGCCTGACGTTTCCGTGCCAGCGCGCGCGTTGGGTGATTCCGCTCGTGGGCTCATCGCCTCTGCTCTCCTCGGCAACCGGCAAATACCCGCGGGGGAGCTCGCACGCATCGCGGGGGTCTCTCCCTCGACAGCGAGCGAACACCTTCACGTCCTGATGGGGGCAGGTCTCATTGAGGTTGAGAATCGTGGGCGGAACAGGTTCTACCGCCTGGCGAACGAGGACGTCGCCCGCGCGATCGAAGCCCTGCAAGCGGTAAGCCCGACACGTCAGGTGCGTTCCCTTCGCCAGTCGACCATCTCGGCGGATCTTCGATCCGCTCGGACCTGCTACGACCACCTGGCCGGGGATCTTGGGCTGCGATTCACCGATCTACTGGTTGCCGCGGGCATCACGCCGACCCTCACCGTAGGCATCGTCGCAAATGCTCCGCAGCCGTTCCCGCACGGAGTTATCGTCGAAACGCTGGGATTGCGAGCACCGGAAGGTCGTCGCCCCTGGACGCGTGGCTGCCTCGACTGGAGCGGCAGACGCCCGCACGCGGGCGGGCAACTTGGAGCGCAGGTGCTAGAGGTTCTCGAGGCGAACAACTGGGTGGCAAGGATGGCCACCAGTCGAGCTGTCCGACTCACCCCGAGAGGCGAGGAAGCTACTCGTTCTCTGGAAGCTGACGCATCCACCATCATCCATTCCTGA
- a CDS encoding amino acid-binding ACT domain-containing protein, which produces MFDIEVMAPGGAESLMQIGHALGQAGVSLEGGGMWSGVAHYLIEDADTAVRALADAGWGTVIVRPVVLAELDADVPGALGRMMKRLIDAGVTLQLQYSDHDNRKVLVVDDPVRAREVLGAA; this is translated from the coding sequence ATGTTCGATATCGAAGTGATGGCGCCCGGCGGTGCGGAATCGCTCATGCAGATCGGGCACGCACTCGGTCAAGCCGGCGTCAGTCTCGAAGGGGGCGGCATGTGGTCGGGAGTGGCGCACTACCTGATCGAGGACGCTGACACCGCGGTTCGTGCCCTTGCGGACGCTGGATGGGGAACCGTCATCGTTCGACCCGTTGTTCTCGCAGAGTTGGATGCCGATGTCCCCGGAGCCTTGGGTCGAATGATGAAGCGGTTGATTGATGCGGGTGTCACGCTTCAGCTTCAGTACAGCGACCACGACAACCGGAAGGTGCTCGTGGTCGACGATCCGGTCCGCGCTCGTGAGGTGCTTGGGGCAGCATAG
- a CDS encoding OsmC family protein, which yields MTTHTYETMVDWRGRTQDYDSYDRRHDVTVAGTRLAMSADADFRGDSSLPNPEQLVVAAVSSCQLLSFLAVAALGGVDVVEYRGSAVGEMPTSGRPMRLTRIVLRPHIVVAGASVERVERLVHKAHAQCYIANSLSTEVIVEPSIEVV from the coding sequence ATGACGACGCATACATACGAAACGATGGTGGACTGGCGCGGCCGGACGCAGGATTATGACAGCTACGACCGGCGACACGATGTGACGGTCGCGGGGACGCGATTGGCGATGAGTGCGGACGCCGACTTCCGTGGCGACTCATCTCTGCCCAATCCCGAGCAACTGGTCGTCGCGGCGGTGAGTTCGTGTCAGCTTCTGTCGTTTCTCGCCGTCGCGGCTCTCGGCGGTGTGGACGTGGTCGAGTATCGCGGTAGCGCTGTGGGTGAGATGCCGACGAGTGGCCGGCCGATGCGCTTGACCCGGATCGTTCTTCGCCCGCACATCGTCGTTGCGGGTGCGAGCGTCGAGCGGGTGGAGCGGCTGGTCCACAAGGCGCACGCGCAGTGCTACATCGCCAACAGTCTGTCGACTGAGGTCATCGTTGAGCCCTCCATCGAGGTCGTGTGA